CAACTTGTTTATGTAATTCATTCCATTTCTCTGGATCCTCAGCTGTTCCAATGCTTGGGTTCAACTCCCTCAAGCGAACACCAGCAATGTTAACCCCAGACCATACTGGAACACTGCTGTCACCATGTTCACCGATAATCCAACCGTGGCAGGATGTTGGGGCAACATTCAAACGTTGCGACATCAAGAAATGAAAACGCGACGAGTCCAAGTTAGTTCCACTCCCAATAACTCGATTCTTTGGTAGTCCAGATAGCTTCCATGCGACGTAAGTCATAATATCCACTGGGTTAGAGACCATTAGCAACATGGCGTCGGGACTGTTTGCCACCAACTTGGgaattatttgtttcaaaatgtCAGTATTACGTTGGACTAAAGACAGGCGGGTTTCACCCTCCTTTTGACGCACTCCAGCTGTAACAATGCACAAACGTGAACCAGCGGAAGCAGCATAATCAGTGCTAGCTGTGATCTTGGGGTTCTTTAAGAAGTTGGATCCATGTTGTAAATCCATCATTTCACCCATCAACTTGTCTTCACACACATCAATGAGGCAAATTTCGTTGGAGACATTCTGGGCAAGAATACTAAAGGCACAAGCCATACCCACTTGACCTACTCCAACAATGGTGATTTTATTCCCTCCTGAAGGCAGAACATCGGACACCTTGGTAATGAGATTATCCTTAAGGGAAGTCACCTTGGGACTTAAATCTAATGATAAGTAAAATGAgtcagttaatttttttaacacacaaaaaatgAGTAAGTTGCAAGAAAATTACTTTGTGATTCTTCATATTGGTTTACTGGTGAAATAGGTTTCGGACTCATAATGATTCTTTGTATCTATCGCCGCCGCAAAGGGGAAGTACTTTTATTATATTACCACGATGTTAACACTAGGAAATAGTCTTCTAGACTGACTCTTTGAATTTACTGTTGAACTTATATATTAATGTTTGTGATTCAAATCCAAATGTATACATTCACAACAGCACGTAATTTGGGTCTGGCTGGATACAAATGTGTAGGTGAAGGTGTAGCACTGTCAAAGttgaaagatacaaaaatataatcttCTTCGATACAATGCATTGCAATGGAT
This DNA window, taken from Episyrphus balteatus chromosome 2, idEpiBalt1.1, whole genome shotgun sequence, encodes the following:
- the LOC129909152 gene encoding L-lactate dehydrogenase-like, which produces MSPKPISPVNQYEESQNLSPKVTSLKDNLITKVSDVLPSGGNKITIVGVGQVGMACAFSILAQNVSNEICLIDVCEDKLMGEMMDLQHGSNFLKNPKITASTDYAASAGSRLCIVTAGVRQKEGETRLSLVQRNTDILKQIIPKLVANSPDAMLLMVSNPVDIMTYVAWKLSGLPKNRVIGSGTNLDSSRFHFLMSQRLNVAPTSCHGWIIGEHGDSSVPVWSGVNIAGVRLRELNPSIGTAEDPEKWNELHKQVVDSAYEVIKLKGYTSWAIGLSVASLTSAILKNYSSIVAVSTSVMGEHGIDKDVFLSLPCVLNSNGVTSIVKQILTPTEIEQLQKSANLMDQVQAGLKF